ATAAATTCTGACTATAATATTTCGCAAAATTATCCTAATCCATTCAACCCCACAACTAATATAGTTTATCATTTATCTGAAAAAGGATTTGTGGATATATCGGTGTATGATTTACTTGGGCATAAAATAGCAACATTAATTAACGGATATAAAAATGAAGGAAGTTATAAAATAAAATTTGATGGTAGTAAATTGAGTAG
This genomic stretch from Ignavibacteriota bacterium harbors:
- a CDS encoding T9SS type A sorting domain-containing protein, whose protein sequence is MTVKNNIHQAINSDYNISQNYPNPFNPTTNIVYHLSEKGFVDISVYDLLGHKIATLINGYKNEGSYKIKFDGSKLSSGIYYYVFSNNKSRISNKMLLIK